One window of Salegentibacter sp. Hel_I_6 genomic DNA carries:
- the rpmF gene encoding 50S ribosomal protein L32: MAHPKRKISKTRRDKRRTHYKASVPKIATDPTTGEAHLYHRAHWHEGKLYYRGQVLIDNTEEIEA; this comes from the coding sequence ATGGCACATCCAAAGAGAAAAATCTCTAAAACAAGAAGAGATAAAAGAAGGACACATTATAAAGCTTCGGTACCAAAAATAGCTACAGATCCTACTACAGGAGAGGCGCATTTGTACCACAGAGCACACTGGCACGAAGGTAAACTATACTACCGCGGCCAGGTATTAATTGACAATACCGAAGAAATAGAAGCTTAA